Below is a genomic region from Raphanus sativus cultivar WK10039 chromosome 4, ASM80110v3, whole genome shotgun sequence.
TTTCCATTTCAGCCTGAGGTTCTTCCACTAAGTCCTCATGTGAAGGACTTGTTTCCGCATTCAGTTGCACAGCTGGAAGTAGACATCTTTTCTCCTTGTGTCCCAAATGTCCACATCTGCCACAAACACTTGGAATCCATGTATACTCAACAtccaccaaaaaaatattaccttGTTTGTCATCTAAGGCAATTTGCTTCGGAAAAGGCTTGTCAAGTTTTACCTCAACCAGCACCTTTGCTTCTCCCAAACAAGTCGGATCAAGCCGAGGTCTATGTGTTTGCATAGGCTCACCAAGTCCAGACGCTACATGGCTGAGACCTAATCTTGAGTAACAACTATCCGGAACATTTTTCAGAGTAATCCACACTGGTATTGTTGATACCTCAGGGACATTGAACGAGTTAACTGATTTCCAAGGTGACACAAATATAGACAATCATCAACATGCCATACTCCTCTTTGAATTACCCACTGTCGAGTTGAATCATGAGGTATATGAAACATGCAAGAAGAGTCATTCAGTTTTCGGCAACCTATTTTACAGGTTCTACCCCACAGCCTGTTTACCACAGCATGGATTAAACCCCCAGGAGGAAGAGAACAACGATGAAAGTGGCCAATGATATATTCCTTTTTATTCTCTGGTCCTAGTTGAAGCACCTGAGAAGGAATAGTTACCTGAGGCGTTCCATCAAGTCGAAAGTTGGCTTCGCCGCTCGATAGAGGTTTCTGGTAGCAGGGTCCATTCTGGCTGCCCATGGAAATCTTAATGTTCCATCCTCTTTAAGCTCAGGGACCGGAATCTTCTGAACTGGCATACGCGGAAACTCTCTTACGACGCTTGGatggtttcttttcttctggTTTGGCCCAGTTCCATCAGTTAGTGTTGGCCAAAAAGAGTCGAGGAGATTGTTTAAATGCTGCGGATTGAAATCACTTGGTGTTGCAGGCATTGGAGGAGTAGCAGGTGGTGTAAAAGCAAGTGGTCTGGCCCAAGCTCCAATCGAAGGAACGAAAGTAGCTACTGCAGAATCAACTGATTTCTTTGGGGAACCAGTAATTATCGGAGGGATACCAGTAGACTGAGGTGACCTCGAGTCTAGAACACAAGTGTTCCTAACATCTTCACTTTCCTGTTGGCTAGTAATCTCTGAAGATACGACAATATCTCCGACCCCCTCTAATACTTGTTCAACACCAGTGTTGATTGTTCCCATTTTATTTTCTGAAGAGATGATCTCAGAAGAGGTAATGTTATCTCTGGCCGCTTCTAGTACGGGTTCAACACCAGAGTTGCTAGCtcccatttttttttcagtttgggCTTCACTTGAATCCTTGGGAATCACCTCCAGATTGATGACATCTTTTTGATGCATATCTTTATCATCATAGCTCGCTGGCGAAGGAGTAGACGACAGCTCGGAGCCGGCTATTGTTTTCTCAATCGAGACTGTAGATGTTGATATTGCCGGGGGTGGAGATTCCATTGACCAGCGAAATTTAGATGGCCAACGCGGATCTGGAGTGGCTGTGAGATGAGTAGAGATCGAGGAAGAGGAGTTATTGCTTGAAAGATCAACAGCGTCGTCGATTACGTTCTCTAAAGGCGGTTTCCGATCCATGGCGACGAGAGTACGAGAGCAGAGGAGGGCAAAGCTTGGTGAGATGAAATCCTAGAGAGGAGGCGAGACCGGATCTGGAGCTCGTGCTTGGCGACGCGCCGTAACGGCGTCGATAATTGCAGAACACCGGGGAGCTTTTctagagaagagagaagaagtttcgtttttttttttctcgtgtTTTTTAAATTTCCTGTTGTgtcttttttacaaaaattatatatcttagtttcaaaaaaaaaaaacaattgcaCTTGGTATCCAAAGATAGTGAACAAAGATGTATTAATAATCGGGCCTAAATATTATGAAATCAACATGCTAAATATTCTGAACGAAACAATATTAGGATCACCCTCCTCGTTAAAGAGGACTCTGTGTGCATTCAGGTGTAAGAAGATCTTTCGGTTTTCGTTGTAGCAGTGATCAAGTGATTGTGCAATATAGTCTGCCATTCGAACACGCATTAGTGGCTGCTTTTCCCCCTGCATACAACgacataaaaatacaataaaaaatctaaagaagATTAAAATAGGAATCTCATAACATAAGAAAATAAGGCTCTTACAGTGAAAAAGATACTTCGAGAGAGTATCATTAGGCTTGTACTCTTACCAATAACCTCTTGTCTCCTTCAACGCAACAACCAATAAAACTTACTAATCTCTTGTTTCTAAACTTCCCAACACCAGTTGCTTCAACCTGATTCCACAAGTCAACCAAGGTCAACACAAGAACAATAATATTCCCAGATTTACTAAGTTAGTAACCTGCAATATTATTATGCTAATCAAttaagaaaacagagaaaaataGACGGATCATATCATTTAAACGTAGCTTTACACCAAAAGTTCCCAGCTTTTCTCAGATTTCAACCGCAAACAAACAGAAAATTccatattatcaaaataattaagGCCTTTGAGCGGCTTTGTATACCACACACCTGTCTTCTCTACTAAAAACTTTCGAGATTGCTTTTCAGGTGGAGCTTCGACCAACGGCGAGTCTCGTCGGGCAGTCGGGACGGTTCCCACATACCCTTTCCTTCGACGCTTTCCTTCGGCGTCAGAGCTTAATGAGGAATAGATGGCGTCATGTTTCTCTTCCGATTCAATTGGGTTGTGCGGCGGACCCCTAGGAAAGCTTCGGAGTTTCTGGTGACTCGTCGGTCGTAGGCGGAAGCTCTGCACTTGTGTTAAAGATCTTAAGAGATGGAAAACAGAAGAGGAATCGCCATAAGAAAAATCTAGACAGAGGCGGCAGAATCCCTAATCGTGGTTTCTTTTGTGTCGTGCGAATATTGAGAAGAGAAATTATGGGCCGAACATAATGAATTTCTTAAgagaaacccaaaaaaatagaaaagccCAACCGCAAAAAAAATGATGACGTGGCAAGCAGGGAGAACCTCAACTGTggcattatattatagatttgaggagaaattttattaataattttttttatcatgtgCTACTAACAAGTATGTCATTGCTTACTTGTCATCATTAGGATTCACCTCAAGCCATCTTTTGAATAACTTTTATTTGCCTAGACTTGTTACATGTAAGTCGTATCCCCGATGGATACTCTTCAACATGCGACACTCGAGGCCGAATGTTGGAGGACGGCTAACGAAAAGGAGGACGAAGAGGGAGAACATGACGGTACCCATTCTTCAGAAGTGGAGACAGTGCCCCCTTGAATACCCCGAATCCCTACCTGCCGAATTGATGCTTCATGGATTGATAATGGCAGCGTTAGTGGCTTAGGGTGGAATTTCAAGGACCAAATGGGCTCTGTATCCTTTGGACAAAGGGCATGTAGCAGGAGCCTCTCAGCACTTCACGCTGAGATGGAATGTTTACTCTGGGCAGCTTCATGTATGAGGAACATGAGGATCACCACGATAAGCTTCGAGACGGACTGCACGGATCTGGTGGACATGATTACGAATCCGGGGGAGTGGCCAGCATTCGCGACAGAGATCGGGATTTTCCAGGGCTTCCATGAATATTTTGAGGATGTGAGACTATCTCATATTCCTCGAAACATGAATGGACGGGCCGATGCTCTAGCTAAAGAAGCAAGAAAGAGAGGATACATtttttcccatatagatcagacccgGTCAGATGGAGAGACTCCACGGAGACTCGGCTCGTCGGACCACCACTTGATCTAGATAAGATGGACAgctgacaaaaaagaaaaagaaaaaaaaaaaagttacatgtACGTCATTGTCAAATAAATCTACCAATTAATTATAATGTGTAACCTGTGCATTTTCGTATATGTAACCATGGTTTGGTAACTCTTCCATAAATGGTATATGATGGTTCTGTTTATTTTTCGGTTTACTATGGAACTTTTTCCATCAGCCGACCAAACCACCACTTATCTGACCAAACCACCACTTCTCTGTTAATGAAATATTTCAGTATATGATATATGTAGTTGtgttttctttatgtttctgTTATCTAACCAAACCACCACTTTTCCTTAAGCAAGTACCTGATGAATCATACTATTTTTTCGGTTTACTATGAAATGTTTCGAACCGCCGCTTTTCCTTAAGCATGTACCTGATGACAAGTAAGTGATCCTTTTCCTTAAGAATGTACCTGAAGACAAGTAAGTGATCCTTTTCTATATCACAGGTCATGTATTCACTTATTTTTACTATGAATGTTTCGAAATTTTTTCGCTTTGTAAAGATATTTGTATTTATGAATCGTAAAGTTGTCTAAAACTTATGGAGACCCAACTCTTATCATGTAAAAATGggggttaatttttttttcttttttttgatagCCGATTGTCCTGGCCCCACTGAATTAGTCCTGACTAGAAACCGAAGTGAGTAAGGACCTAGCATTTTTTAAATCGTACTGCAATCTTTTAAATTGGTACAATGTGTTGAGCATATTGTCTGTAATTCAAGGTCAATTGTAGAAGCATGTTATAGACAGAAAATTATGTCTGTAATTAACGTTCATGAgaaatcaaatattattaatgACCACAATCATTGCAATTGATAGATCATCATAAATGTTATTGGAATAATTTTTTGAATCAGTTCATGTATTTTTGAAGTGATCTGATATAACGCGATTGCTGA
It encodes:
- the LOC108852909 gene encoding uncharacterized protein LOC108852909 — protein: MDRKPPLENVIDDAVDLSSNNSSSSISTHLTATPDPRWPSKFRWSMESPPPAISTSTVSIEKTIAGSELSSTPSPASYDDKDMHQKDVINLEVIPKDSSEAQTEKKMGASNSGVEPVLEAARDNITSSEIISSENKMGTINTGVEQVLEGVGDIVVSSEITSQQESEDVRNTCVLDSRSPQSTGIPPIITGSPKKSVDSAVATFVPSIGAWARPLAFTPPATPPMPATPSDFNPQHLNNLLDSFWPTLTDGTGPNQKKRNHPSVVREFPRMPVQKIPVPELKEDGTLRFPWAARMDPATRNLYRAAKPTFDLMERLR